The Sediminispirochaeta bajacaliforniensis DSM 16054 genome includes a region encoding these proteins:
- a CDS encoding divergent PAP2 family protein, producing the protein MEALLQNRILWLTLAVTMTAQALKVLIELLIEKKLDLRRMGETGGMPSSHSAAVSCLAVSMGLTKGFGSPFFTISAVLAVVVIYDSTGIRQAAGKHAEIINEMSNELADLIEHGYQPQKLKTLLGHTYPQAVAGIALGIVAALMFARQ; encoded by the coding sequence ATGGAAGCACTTCTTCAAAATAGAATTTTATGGCTTACCCTTGCCGTCACCATGACGGCACAGGCTCTGAAAGTCCTTATAGAATTGTTGATAGAGAAAAAGCTCGATCTCAGGCGAATGGGAGAAACCGGGGGGATGCCATCGAGCCATTCCGCTGCTGTCTCCTGTCTTGCGGTCTCCATGGGTTTGACCAAGGGCTTTGGAAGCCCCTTTTTTACCATCTCTGCGGTTCTTGCCGTTGTGGTAATCTACGATTCGACAGGCATTAGGCAGGCGGCAGGAAAGCACGCGGAAATCATCAACGAAATGAGCAACGAGCTGGCGGACCTTATCGAACACGGCTATCAACCCCAAAAGCTGAAAACCCTTCTTGGACATACCTACCCGCAGGCGGTCGCAGGAATCGCTCTTGGTATAGTGGCAGCGCTTATGTTCGCGCGGCAGTAA
- a CDS encoding aldo/keto reductase gives MLQYRNFPSGDERYPILGFGCMRFPTLTEGSGIDRQRAEEMLDYALEKGVNYFDTAWPYHDGESEPFLGRFLEERKARNRVNIATKLPSWLIRRKEDPMSFFLQQLERLRTDHVDHYLLHSLNSHTWNHLIKLGIFDFLDEIQGRGHAKMVGFSFHDEYPLFREILESYPWDFCQIQYNFLDTNYQAGLRGLKLAASKDIGVVVSEPLRGGCITRQVPPEIMAIWNEGAAYSPAEWALRYVWDDSRIQVVLSGMRTLEEVEENVRIASTVRTGSLGEEDFERYIRVSRFYEQRQKALCSGCRYCMPCAQGVAIPEILRYLNEACMFRNPEGAADLYHRTIREGKGAQLCISCKVCERSCPQHLPIADLMQEAVEVLG, from the coding sequence ATGTTGCAGTACAGAAACTTTCCATCAGGCGATGAGCGCTATCCGATTTTGGGATTCGGCTGCATGCGGTTTCCGACGCTCACCGAAGGTTCCGGAATCGATAGGCAACGGGCTGAAGAGATGCTTGATTATGCACTTGAGAAGGGTGTCAACTATTTTGACACTGCCTGGCCCTACCACGACGGAGAAAGCGAACCCTTTCTGGGGCGTTTTCTGGAAGAGCGAAAGGCTCGCAATCGGGTTAACATAGCTACGAAGCTACCCAGCTGGCTTATCCGCAGAAAAGAAGATCCTATGTCTTTTTTCCTGCAACAGCTTGAGCGCCTCCGTACCGACCATGTTGATCACTATTTGCTTCATTCGTTGAATTCTCATACTTGGAATCATCTAATCAAATTGGGGATCTTTGATTTTCTCGATGAGATCCAGGGGAGAGGTCACGCAAAGATGGTCGGATTTTCCTTTCACGACGAATATCCCCTTTTTCGGGAAATTCTGGAAAGCTATCCCTGGGATTTTTGCCAGATTCAGTACAATTTTCTTGATACCAATTATCAGGCTGGATTGCGGGGCCTGAAACTTGCTGCTTCAAAGGATATTGGTGTCGTTGTCAGCGAACCTCTGCGGGGAGGATGCATCACACGGCAGGTTCCTCCGGAGATCATGGCGATCTGGAACGAAGGAGCTGCCTATTCTCCTGCGGAATGGGCTCTGCGGTATGTCTGGGATGATAGTAGGATCCAGGTGGTTCTCAGCGGTATGCGGACGCTGGAAGAAGTCGAAGAAAATGTCCGTATAGCCTCGACAGTTCGTACCGGCTCCTTGGGGGAAGAGGATTTTGAGCGCTATATTCGCGTATCCAGATTTTATGAACAGCGGCAAAAGGCTCTTTGTTCCGGGTGTCGCTATTGTATGCCCTGTGCACAGGGGGTAGCCATTCCCGAGATTCTTCGATACCTCAACGAAGCATGTATGTTTCGAAATCCGGAAGGCGCCGCCGATTTATATCACAGAACCATCAGGGAAGGAAAAGGAGCCCAGCTTTGCATATCCTGCAAGGTATGTGAGCGATCCTGTCCCCAGCATCTGCCCATAGCGGATCTCATGCAGGAGGCAGTGGAGGTTCTGGGATGA
- a CDS encoding putative ABC transporter permease, whose product MELIIKMTFLFMCGTIFGWCIELLWRRYFGLAKRWINPGFLNGPWLPLYGFGTIVLYFLSSLKITIVCLIPIFIVSLTALEFFTGLFFINFFKIRLWDYRQNKLNIMGLVCPFYTLLWTLIGVAFYYLIYPMLKENLISLLFRYDLVFFVGIFFGVFNVDVVVSFNLANRIKMSVIDSGQKWHVEYEKFKIELRDRFEQGIKNRTHFLLPFNGESDLLLNKRLNEHREKILKPIKRIKSKIRK is encoded by the coding sequence ATGGAATTGATAATAAAGATGACATTCTTATTTATGTGCGGAACAATTTTCGGTTGGTGTATAGAACTTTTGTGGCGAAGATATTTCGGTTTGGCCAAAAGATGGATAAACCCAGGTTTTCTTAACGGGCCATGGCTTCCTTTATATGGTTTTGGTACAATTGTTCTCTATTTCCTATCTTCTTTGAAGATAACCATTGTATGTCTGATTCCCATTTTTATCGTTTCGCTTACTGCACTTGAGTTTTTTACAGGACTCTTCTTTATAAATTTCTTTAAAATACGATTGTGGGATTACCGACAAAATAAACTAAACATAATGGGGCTTGTTTGTCCATTTTACACCCTTCTCTGGACTCTTATAGGAGTAGCTTTTTATTATCTTATCTATCCTATGCTAAAAGAAAATCTCATTTCTTTACTATTTCGTTATGATTTAGTCTTCTTTGTAGGAATCTTTTTTGGCGTTTTCAATGTTGATGTAGTTGTATCATTCAACCTTGCAAATCGAATTAAGATGTCTGTCATTGACAGCGGACAGAAGTGGCACGTAGAGTATGAGAAATTTAAAATTGAACTACGCGACCGCTTCGAACAAGGCATCAAGAACAGGACTCATTTCTTATTACCCTTTAATGGTGAAAGTGATTTATTGCTGAACAAAAGATTAAACGAACATAGAGAGAAGATTCTAAAACCAATAAAACGCATAAAAAGTAAGATTAGGAAGTAA
- a CDS encoding MGMT family protein has product MTPFSERIIDAIRSIPVGTVASYSGVALWAGGPPGAARQVARLLHSSSSSRHLPWYRVIGADGTIRLPEGGGREEQAALLAGEGVEVSSSWRVDFLQFGVDAPVPGLWQPVSQ; this is encoded by the coding sequence ATGACCCCGTTTAGTGAGCGGATTATCGATGCCATTCGTTCGATACCCGTTGGCACAGTGGCCTCGTATTCGGGTGTCGCTCTTTGGGCCGGAGGACCTCCAGGAGCGGCTCGTCAGGTTGCTCGTCTTCTTCACTCTTCTTCATCCTCCAGGCACCTGCCCTGGTATCGGGTGATCGGGGCCGATGGCACGATTAGATTGCCGGAGGGGGGCGGGCGAGAAGAACAGGCGGCCTTGCTGGCCGGAGAAGGGGTGGAGGTCTCAAGCTCCTGGCGTGTCGATTTCCTACAATTTGGTGTTGACGCCCCGGTTCCCGGCCTTTGGCAGCCTGTATCCCAATAG
- the speA gene encoding biosynthetic arginine decarboxylase, which produces MDLKNGIRNWSTADAAEMYGIDNWGHGFFDLSEKGEVRVKLPWGGGEKRVSLLDIVDGIEARGYGLPVLLRFPDILGERIRILNESFAKTMKQYEYRGTYRGVFPIKVNQQQQVIEEVVRFGQAYHHGLEAGSKPELLIALGMVRDPETPIICNGYKDEEFVDLALYGVKMGLQVILVIEQPGEISTIIRRSKKLGIEPTLGLRVKLSSTVGGKWAESAGDHSVFGLTAGQLVDAVEELSRADMLGTLRLLHYHLGSQIPNIRDIRSAVHEASRYYTALVHEGAPMGYLDIGGGLGVDYDGSRTTFVSSKNYSLDEYCSDVVDVIKMVMDEAGVDHPTVVTESGRATVAYYSVLLFNILDVNSLHDKALPDAIPEEAPEALTNMLEAYKGISIKNLQESYHDIIYYRDELRNLFMVGNASLRDRSVGDSIFWLALDRIVQLSRKMRFVPDELQKVESMLADIYYGNFSLFQSVPDNWAIDQLFPIMPIHRLNEEPDRRGVLADITCDCDGKIDHFIDLYGMQEYLPLHSFSPDSRYVIGTFLVGAYQETLGDLHNLFGDTNIVSVALDEEGEIACTREVEGDSVSDVLSYVEYDPKRLIEGFRRLAEDAVRKKSITPYDRKEIMKAYIDGMQGYTYYEV; this is translated from the coding sequence ATGGATCTTAAGAACGGAATACGAAATTGGTCGACGGCTGATGCCGCCGAAATGTACGGAATCGACAATTGGGGTCACGGATTCTTTGATCTCTCGGAAAAGGGAGAGGTGCGTGTTAAACTGCCCTGGGGCGGTGGTGAAAAGCGTGTCAGCCTGCTTGATATCGTGGACGGCATTGAGGCTCGTGGCTATGGCTTGCCCGTTCTCCTTCGTTTTCCCGATATTCTGGGCGAGCGGATCCGTATCCTCAACGAATCATTTGCCAAAACCATGAAGCAATACGAGTATCGTGGTACCTACCGTGGTGTCTTCCCCATCAAGGTGAACCAGCAGCAACAGGTAATCGAAGAAGTTGTTCGTTTCGGCCAAGCGTATCATCACGGCCTTGAGGCGGGCAGTAAGCCGGAGCTTCTCATTGCCCTGGGAATGGTTCGGGATCCTGAAACCCCCATCATCTGTAATGGGTATAAAGACGAAGAGTTTGTCGACCTTGCCCTCTACGGGGTAAAAATGGGGCTCCAGGTGATTCTCGTGATTGAACAGCCCGGGGAGATATCCACCATTATCCGACGTTCGAAAAAACTCGGGATTGAACCGACCTTGGGGCTGCGGGTCAAGCTTTCCTCCACGGTCGGAGGAAAATGGGCTGAGTCGGCCGGTGATCATTCGGTGTTCGGCCTCACCGCGGGCCAGTTGGTCGACGCGGTTGAGGAACTATCCCGGGCGGATATGCTTGGCACCCTGCGGCTGCTTCATTATCACCTCGGAAGTCAAATACCCAATATTCGCGACATCAGAAGTGCTGTTCATGAAGCAAGCCGCTATTACACCGCTTTGGTACATGAGGGTGCTCCCATGGGCTACCTGGATATCGGCGGCGGATTAGGGGTCGATTACGACGGTTCTCGAACCACCTTTGTAAGTAGTAAAAACTACAGCCTTGATGAGTACTGTTCCGATGTTGTGGATGTCATCAAAATGGTCATGGATGAGGCCGGTGTCGACCATCCGACGGTCGTTACCGAATCGGGGAGGGCGACCGTTGCCTACTATTCGGTCCTGCTTTTCAATATTCTCGATGTCAATAGCCTCCACGACAAAGCATTGCCCGATGCCATTCCGGAAGAGGCCCCGGAGGCTTTGACAAACATGCTTGAGGCCTATAAGGGGATCAGCATCAAGAACCTTCAGGAGAGCTACCATGATATCATCTATTATCGTGATGAATTGCGTAATCTTTTCATGGTGGGCAATGCGAGCCTGAGGGACAGAAGTGTCGGTGACTCAATTTTCTGGCTCGCCCTGGACCGGATTGTCCAGTTGAGCAGAAAGATGCGTTTTGTCCCCGATGAGCTTCAGAAGGTGGAATCGATGCTGGCTGATATCTATTACGGCAATTTCAGCCTCTTTCAAAGCGTTCCCGATAATTGGGCCATTGATCAGCTTTTTCCCATTATGCCGATTCATCGACTCAATGAAGAACCTGATCGCCGGGGGGTCCTTGCCGACATCACCTGCGACTGCGACGGAAAGATCGATCACTTCATTGATCTCTACGGTATGCAGGAGTATCTGCCGTTGCACAGCTTTTCCCCTGATTCCCGATATGTCATAGGAACCTTTCTCGTTGGGGCCTATCAGGAGACCCTTGGCGATCTCCATAACCTTTTTGGCGACACGAACATTGTGAGCGTGGCCTTGGACGAAGAGGGGGAAATTGCCTGTACCCGTGAGGTCGAAGGTGATTCGGTCTCGGATGTGCTTAGCTATGTAGAATATGATCCCAAGCGTTTGATCGAGGGGTTTCGTCGTCTTGCCGAAGATGCGGTCCGCAAGAAATCGATCACCCCTTACGACCGAAAAGAGATCATGAAGGCCTACATCGACGGCATGCAGGGCTATACATATTACGAAGTATAA
- a CDS encoding LacI family DNA-binding transcriptional regulator — translation MVEGTRKKVQQVIEDAHHSTNMGALILAHKNSQMIGVILNYTERDNENVLQDPFEGMIIGTLEKEIRVNNYFMMFYVSEKAEEVLRLAQSWKIDGLVIIGLQAEGSKELKNRTDTPIVFIDSYFNDDKTTYHNVGLNDYSGGRKMTEYLIQSGHRHILFLADNVTPTGVDLMRLKGFQAVREEQGIPWKDEYFFPISRNQSERHLQYQHILENLETWTALFLHPTIMPLMP, via the coding sequence ATGGTAGAAGGGACAAGAAAGAAAGTACAACAGGTCATAGAAGATGCGCATCATTCCACTAATATGGGAGCATTGATACTGGCGCATAAAAATTCTCAAATGATAGGAGTAATTCTGAATTATACGGAAAGAGACAACGAAAATGTACTTCAAGACCCCTTTGAGGGAATGATCATAGGTACTTTGGAAAAAGAAATACGTGTTAATAACTATTTTATGATGTTCTATGTATCAGAAAAAGCTGAAGAGGTTTTACGTCTGGCACAAAGCTGGAAAATTGATGGATTAGTCATAATAGGACTGCAGGCTGAAGGAAGTAAAGAATTAAAGAACAGGACTGATACCCCTATTGTTTTTATTGATAGTTACTTCAACGACGACAAAACGACTTACCATAATGTAGGGTTGAATGATTATTCTGGAGGTCGAAAAATGACGGAATATCTAATCCAATCAGGACACAGACATATCCTTTTTTTGGCTGATAATGTAACTCCCACGGGAGTTGACCTTATGAGATTGAAGGGTTTTCAGGCCGTGCGGGAGGAACAGGGAATCCCTTGGAAGGATGAATACTTTTTTCCTATATCTCGAAATCAATCAGAGCGTCACCTGCAATATCAGCATATTCTGGAAAACTTAGAAACGTGGACGGCCTTATTTTTGCATCCGACTATTATGCCGCTGATGCCGTGA
- a CDS encoding substrate-binding domain-containing protein — translation MKFLTQKGVKIPEDISLVGFDDNLYAKMTSPALTTMRQDVREKGQLAIQKLLRLIKNKEITDLDTRLESELIIRDSVKKRN, via the coding sequence GTGAAATTCTTAACCCAAAAGGGTGTTAAAATTCCTGAAGATATCTCTTTAGTCGGATTCGATGATAACCTATACGCCAAAATGACCAGTCCTGCATTGACCACCATGCGACAAGATGTTAGGGAAAAAGGACAATTAGCCATTCAGAAGTTGCTACGTTTGATAAAAAACAAAGAAATAACTGATTTGGACACCCGTCTGGAATCTGAGTTAATAATAAGAGACTCTGTGAAAAAAAGAAATTAA
- a CDS encoding FadR/GntR family transcriptional regulator, giving the protein MDKVNSKSRISRVSVVDQVCDAIKHDMFDHVWETGDKLPSESEFAQSFGVNRLSVRMALQKLSTLGLIETRVGEGSFVKDFSLKPILREIAAVYSEKERRKDVEQLRNLLEGECQSLAIIKATDEEKAHLRELLDEYYEKSAVFFQDIDNRQYLEQLVEADFAFHYGIIKLSHNRLYIDIYYMVQQLIRDHIMQLISTRAHRRRAAGLNTVLTSDTHEQMYESIVNGNVEEARRSREQILGIIPIHGMDYFDDPDIG; this is encoded by the coding sequence ATGGATAAAGTAAATAGTAAGTCTAGAATTAGTCGGGTCTCGGTTGTTGATCAAGTGTGCGATGCTATCAAACATGACATGTTTGATCATGTGTGGGAGACTGGTGACAAGTTACCATCAGAGAGTGAATTTGCACAATCATTCGGTGTTAATAGGCTTAGTGTACGCATGGCACTGCAAAAGCTCAGTACATTGGGTTTGATCGAGACACGAGTAGGCGAAGGATCGTTTGTTAAAGATTTCTCTTTGAAACCTATCTTACGTGAAATAGCGGCGGTCTATAGCGAAAAAGAACGTCGTAAGGATGTGGAACAACTTCGTAATCTTTTAGAAGGTGAATGCCAATCCTTGGCTATCATAAAAGCTACTGATGAAGAGAAGGCACATTTACGAGAGTTGCTTGACGAATACTATGAAAAATCAGCTGTTTTTTTTCAGGATATAGATAATCGTCAATATCTGGAGCAGTTAGTCGAAGCAGATTTTGCATTTCACTATGGGATTATTAAATTAAGTCACAATCGCCTGTATATAGACATCTATTACATGGTGCAGCAACTTATCAGAGACCATATCATGCAACTTATATCAACGCGAGCCCATCGTCGACGCGCAGCTGGATTAAACACCGTTCTTACTTCAGACACTCATGAGCAGATGTATGAAAGTATTGTTAACGGAAATGTGGAAGAGGCGAGAAGGTCTAGAGAACAAATTCTAGGTATCATTCCGATTCATGGGATGGATTATTTTGATGATCCTGATATTGGATAA
- a CDS encoding lipopolysaccharide assembly protein LapA domain-containing protein, giving the protein MISLIIDILLLIVLAVFVALNVPYTTDVNLFGHVTQGVSSVAVILISIVVGVLFSFFFYLGESMRKSRKTKEKRRLKELKEKEKLIAKVPQRDESKADDQKQIQKQPRLFDRFGKRG; this is encoded by the coding sequence ATGATTTCTCTGATCATAGATATCTTGTTACTCATCGTTTTAGCCGTTTTTGTGGCTCTCAATGTCCCATATACCACCGATGTCAATCTTTTCGGACATGTCACACAAGGGGTTTCCTCTGTCGCGGTCATCCTCATCAGCATTGTTGTGGGAGTACTATTCTCTTTTTTCTTTTATCTCGGCGAGAGTATGAGGAAATCGAGAAAGACAAAGGAGAAGCGTCGCTTGAAGGAATTAAAAGAAAAAGAGAAATTAATTGCGAAAGTTCCTCAACGTGATGAAAGTAAGGCAGACGACCAAAAACAGATACAAAAGCAGCCCCGGCTGTTTGACCGTTTCGGCAAAAGGGGATAA
- a CDS encoding glucosyl-3-phosphoglycerate synthase has product MNLNNWIRKNTYHHTDFSDLSALVAEKQRRELTISLCIPTLNEEKTIGKEVVLFRSELMNHYPLIDEIAIIDSGSTDKTIEVAKSFGADTYLASDILPRLEPKRGKGENLWKAIYQLRGDIIVYIDADIKNIHPRFAYGLIGPLVYRPEVQYVKAFYDRPLAFSQGVRPSGGGRVTEILVRPLFSLFFPELSAIIQPLSGEYAVRRAVLEQIPFPIGYGVETSHLIDIYQLLGMEAFAQTDLDQRVHRNQDTRSLGKMSFGILQTFFNRLQSLNIIGDDLELETVLRQFQVKEDQFESIEFNIIEEERPPMQGIEEYAAKMKKRGEKR; this is encoded by the coding sequence ATGAATCTTAACAACTGGATCAGAAAGAATACCTATCACCATACCGATTTTTCCGACCTGTCAGCACTGGTCGCAGAGAAGCAGCGCCGGGAGCTCACCATTTCGTTGTGTATCCCAACCCTGAACGAGGAAAAAACCATTGGCAAAGAGGTCGTCCTTTTCCGATCGGAGCTGATGAATCACTACCCGCTCATCGACGAAATTGCAATCATCGATTCGGGGTCTACGGACAAAACCATCGAGGTGGCAAAATCCTTTGGAGCCGACACCTACCTTGCTTCCGATATTCTGCCTCGTCTTGAGCCAAAGCGGGGCAAGGGGGAAAACCTTTGGAAGGCGATCTACCAGCTTCGAGGAGATATCATTGTGTATATCGATGCCGATATCAAGAATATACATCCACGTTTTGCTTACGGTTTGATAGGCCCCCTTGTTTATCGGCCCGAAGTCCAGTATGTAAAGGCCTTCTACGACAGACCTCTGGCCTTTAGCCAGGGGGTTCGTCCTTCAGGAGGGGGAAGAGTGACCGAGATTCTTGTACGGCCACTTTTCAGCCTCTTTTTTCCTGAATTATCGGCAATTATACAGCCCTTGTCGGGCGAATATGCCGTGAGGCGAGCGGTCCTTGAGCAGATTCCGTTTCCCATCGGCTACGGAGTTGAAACCAGCCACCTCATCGATATCTATCAGCTTTTGGGAATGGAGGCCTTTGCACAAACAGACCTCGACCAACGGGTCCATCGGAATCAGGATACCAGGAGCCTTGGGAAAATGTCGTTTGGTATCCTGCAAACCTTCTTTAATAGACTTCAGAGCTTGAATATCATCGGTGACGACCTTGAGCTTGAAACGGTGCTCAGACAGTTTCAGGTTAAAGAGGATCAATTCGAATCGATCGAGTTCAACATCATCGAAGAAGAACGGCCCCCGATGCAAGGCATCGAGGAGTATGCAGCAAAAATGAAGAAAAGGGGCGAAAAAAGATGA
- a CDS encoding MFS transporter, with translation MVQELASSEKRDARKYLTCFEGTNAASYILISGQMIILLALRLGADNFFVGLVSSFQYIAFFFMLIGRAVVGHMGLRKMMFRFWILRSLLLVPVLFAPFFAAAGHKEIGLLLIALALLGFHIFRGIAIIGFNPILGMVTEQRTMGSFLSRLQIVNQTATLVFSLIVALSIGKSAPLWRYAFFIGLGIALGLLAGAIITKFPDPVLTGGEKDDGFWVGIRTALKRSDFRRFIIHFFLLSLVTGMAVPFIIVYAKEVYLRSDQTVMLLTVVGGLGAIAMGLLSRLLLDRIGAKPLYMLYTMLFTVSLVPLVIAPDLDGGMIFFLLAVVFFFYYAGQLGGQVASKNYFYAITDKTEHLNLGIVYQMMMGVGNAVGALTGGALLGRLLALPTFTPVDAYRIYFGALLFFFLVMMATALFIKDAGRYTVGNALSIIFSPRDLRAVVLLDKLDRSEDVQQEMKVLDDIAEVGSPVAVDELLGKLKSPRFYVRARALRALEAVPVNQEITKVLIREVKKRTYTTAHIAARIIGRKRLKDGEAVLISALRSPDYLLKANAMIALARIGGSDKRSLIEGTLERSHNPMVIMHGAVALQLLGDIAALPALAGLLKRKDPPSFLRDEIILSMAALLSMERWFYPLYSLFQAKRMDGVDELLDRFNSGLGKEQKDEFADLHLACSLILKQPERFSETLIPVFKRLPLPHGLESELLVQLASDPELLRFERLRFFLAAMSVRFLLGGGSDHKKRSRKHGKRLYRRKDDPIDL, from the coding sequence ATGGTACAAGAGCTTGCTTCTTCCGAAAAACGTGACGCCAGAAAATATCTGACCTGCTTTGAAGGTACTAACGCTGCTTCCTACATTCTCATCAGCGGACAGATGATTATTCTCCTTGCGCTCAGGCTGGGGGCTGACAATTTTTTCGTCGGCCTCGTCAGTTCTTTTCAATATATTGCCTTCTTCTTTATGCTGATAGGTCGGGCGGTGGTTGGACACATGGGCCTAAGGAAGATGATGTTCAGATTCTGGATACTTCGCAGCCTTTTACTTGTTCCTGTCCTTTTTGCTCCCTTTTTTGCCGCTGCAGGACATAAAGAGATTGGCCTTCTTCTTATTGCCCTTGCGCTTTTAGGATTTCATATTTTTCGTGGCATTGCGATCATCGGATTCAATCCCATTCTGGGGATGGTGACGGAGCAGCGAACCATGGGTTCGTTTCTGAGCCGTCTTCAGATTGTCAACCAGACCGCGACTCTTGTTTTTTCGCTGATTGTCGCCCTCAGCATAGGAAAAAGTGCTCCGTTATGGCGTTATGCCTTCTTTATCGGGCTTGGCATAGCACTCGGGCTTTTGGCTGGTGCTATCATTACCAAGTTCCCTGATCCCGTCCTAACAGGCGGAGAAAAGGACGATGGCTTTTGGGTCGGCATTCGAACGGCATTGAAGCGCAGTGATTTTCGTCGCTTCATTATCCACTTTTTTCTCCTGTCGCTTGTCACCGGCATGGCCGTTCCCTTCATCATCGTCTATGCAAAAGAGGTGTACCTGAGAAGTGATCAAACGGTGATGCTGCTTACCGTCGTGGGAGGATTGGGTGCCATCGCTATGGGGCTCCTTTCCCGACTTCTCCTGGATCGTATTGGAGCAAAACCGCTTTATATGCTCTATACCATGCTTTTTACCGTTTCGCTTGTTCCATTGGTAATTGCTCCGGACCTCGACGGAGGAATGATCTTTTTTCTCCTTGCCGTCGTTTTCTTTTTCTACTATGCAGGGCAGCTCGGCGGTCAGGTCGCAAGTAAAAACTATTTTTACGCCATTACCGATAAAACCGAACATCTGAACCTCGGGATTGTCTATCAGATGATGATGGGAGTGGGGAATGCTGTCGGAGCCCTGACAGGAGGAGCCCTGCTCGGCCGTTTATTGGCCCTTCCGACGTTTACCCCGGTAGATGCTTACCGAATCTATTTTGGTGCTTTACTTTTTTTCTTTCTGGTAATGATGGCGACGGCTCTTTTTATCAAGGATGCGGGACGCTATACGGTGGGAAACGCTCTTTCCATAATTTTCAGTCCCCGTGACCTTCGGGCCGTCGTTCTTCTTGATAAGCTCGACCGGTCGGAAGATGTCCAGCAGGAAATGAAGGTTTTGGACGATATTGCCGAGGTCGGAAGTCCCGTTGCCGTTGATGAGTTACTCGGTAAACTGAAAAGTCCCCGGTTCTATGTAAGGGCAAGGGCCCTCAGGGCTTTGGAAGCCGTGCCAGTGAATCAGGAAATTACCAAGGTGTTGATCCGGGAGGTAAAAAAGCGAACCTATACGACCGCACATATTGCGGCAAGAATCATCGGCCGAAAGCGACTGAAGGACGGAGAAGCTGTTCTTATCTCTGCTTTACGCTCCCCCGATTATCTGCTGAAAGCGAATGCCATGATAGCCCTGGCCAGAATCGGCGGAAGCGATAAGCGGTCTCTCATCGAAGGAACCCTTGAGCGCAGTCATAACCCGATGGTCATTATGCATGGTGCAGTCGCTCTTCAGCTGCTCGGCGACATAGCAGCGTTGCCCGCCTTGGCGGGGCTCCTGAAGCGAAAGGATCCTCCTTCCTTTTTGCGGGATGAGATCATCCTTTCCATGGCTGCTCTTCTTTCCATGGAACGCTGGTTTTACCCCCTCTACTCCCTTTTTCAGGCGAAAAGAATGGATGGTGTCGATGAGCTACTCGATCGCTTCAATTCGGGGCTTGGAAAAGAACAAAAGGATGAATTTGCCGATCTGCATCTGGCTTGCTCGCTTATCCTGAAACAGCCGGAGCGTTTTTCGGAAACACTGATCCCGGTTTTCAAGAGGCTTCCTTTGCCTCATGGGCTTGAATCCGAACTCTTGGTACAGCTTGCTTCCGATCCCGAGCTCCTGCGCTTTGAACGGCTTCGTTTTTTCCTTGCGGCGATGTCGGTTCGATTTCTGCTCGGCGGCGGAAGCGACCATAAAAAGCGCTCACGAAAACATGGCAAGCGACTCTATCGACGAAAGGATGATCCTATCGATCTGTGA